From a single Kitasatospora azatica KCTC 9699 genomic region:
- a CDS encoding Pycsar system effector family protein, whose translation MTPDAASPADAEQDAPTGTGTGTDIDTDTDSARLLAERLLATVREDIGRADTKAAILLSTALALPALLLGRPTGSPGAVATVLLAVGGALWAVGTGALVRAILPRTGTVRGRGDMTYFGDLLTATDPKSLTARVVEAGRDPLAWLLVQAVDVSTILAAKYRWIRWSVACLAPGAALAAAGLLLI comes from the coding sequence GTGACTCCCGATGCCGCCTCGCCCGCCGACGCGGAACAAGACGCACCCACCGGTACCGGTACCGGTACCGACATCGATACCGACACCGACAGCGCCCGGCTGCTCGCCGAACGGCTGCTGGCCACCGTCCGCGAGGACATCGGCCGGGCCGACACCAAGGCCGCCATCCTGCTCTCCACCGCGCTCGCCCTGCCCGCGCTGCTGCTGGGCCGCCCGACCGGCTCCCCCGGTGCGGTCGCGACCGTGTTGCTGGCGGTCGGCGGCGCGCTCTGGGCGGTCGGCACCGGCGCGCTGGTGCGGGCGATCCTGCCGCGTACCGGCACGGTGCGCGGGCGCGGCGACATGACCTACTTCGGCGACCTGCTCACCGCCACCGACCCGAAGTCGCTGACGGCCAGGGTGGTCGAGGCCGGCCGCGACCCGCTGGCCTGGCTGCTGGTCCAGGCCGTGGACGTCAGCACCATCCTGGCCGCCAAGTACCGCTGGATCCGCTGGTCGGTGGCCTGCCTGGCCCCGGGCGCGGCGCTCGCTGCGGCGGGCCTGCTGCTCATCTGA
- a CDS encoding vWA domain-containing protein — protein sequence MPADDPAASAAPAAIGPVNYAVVVDESGSLKGDDMAREQEAALRIALGDVSPASTVTVLGFASANNRSQNAVDEVCPPTTLDAASRDRLGSCVGQLRSRKQEEGWDTDFPTAISQAVHLLGSGTDPNTPRVLFLLTDGKLDVGTSEDSPYGEPAHRTQAAQDALVRELAAAAAAKVQVWPMGFGTDIDKGELDLMAASGYQSGCVDLPDAKPRATAVPSSDAVGAALQTAFAAAHCLRATTGTSGHPPVDLQVRISPLATVGSIVVDKGDPQVTASYFDPNGRQVSGTGASNGSSFELAGRGQTVESLRITDPVPGLWRVHLDAPSDHRDKLATVSVLWHGELRSSITLEPPSPAPGQQMKVTLRLQTRQDFAITDLQDLQELGVSAQLTGDGFAPVPVVLADNGAAPDDRAKDGVFTGTVTVPTGATGRFQVAGTLTASGLTADNRGEGGLVAPPVVLVRAALAAPSGSVRTSDRLTGMLSLHNGDKVAHTLSVQVRDAADGLLTPSPAQLVLQPGDLPAVPVDFKVAGRAAFGRHLDHGQAELGGKVVIVDRTDGDRVLVDQPISLSVTPRPGWLAQYQWYLVVGGAVLVLLALLLVSMSRLGKFRRDAAGLPLRLLGEEGRELTRQTAKSGQHGWFEFDIVEPHSPHPRIVRRSHGSYRVRRHPDGGAVLEGRDQARSRLLHGSPVDLSNGLSLALGAEPVRPQPRLGPRTRPIVPPPHPAPDGGSTGDIDYV from the coding sequence ATGCCGGCGGACGATCCGGCCGCGAGCGCCGCGCCGGCCGCCATCGGGCCGGTCAACTACGCCGTCGTGGTGGACGAGTCGGGCAGCCTCAAGGGTGACGACATGGCGCGGGAGCAGGAGGCCGCGCTGCGGATCGCGCTGGGCGACGTCTCCCCCGCCTCCACCGTGACCGTGCTCGGCTTCGCCAGCGCCAACAACCGCTCGCAGAACGCGGTGGACGAGGTCTGCCCGCCGACCACCCTGGACGCCGCCAGCCGGGACCGACTCGGCAGCTGCGTGGGGCAGTTGCGCAGCCGCAAGCAGGAGGAGGGCTGGGACACCGACTTCCCGACCGCGATCTCGCAGGCGGTTCACCTGCTCGGCTCCGGCACCGATCCGAACACCCCACGGGTGCTCTTCCTGCTGACCGACGGCAAGTTGGACGTCGGCACCAGCGAGGACTCGCCGTACGGCGAGCCGGCGCACCGCACGCAGGCCGCACAGGACGCGCTGGTCCGAGAGCTGGCCGCCGCCGCGGCCGCCAAGGTCCAGGTCTGGCCGATGGGTTTCGGCACCGACATCGACAAGGGCGAGCTGGACCTGATGGCCGCCTCCGGCTACCAGAGCGGCTGCGTGGACCTGCCGGACGCCAAGCCGCGGGCCACCGCCGTACCGAGTTCGGACGCGGTCGGCGCTGCCCTGCAGACCGCCTTCGCCGCCGCCCACTGCCTGCGCGCCACCACCGGCACCAGCGGCCACCCGCCGGTGGACCTGCAGGTGCGGATCTCCCCGCTCGCCACCGTGGGCAGCATCGTGGTGGACAAGGGCGATCCGCAGGTGACGGCCAGCTACTTCGATCCGAACGGCCGTCAGGTCTCCGGCACCGGCGCCTCGAACGGCTCCTCCTTCGAACTCGCGGGCCGGGGGCAGACGGTGGAGTCGCTGCGGATCACCGACCCGGTACCGGGCCTGTGGCGGGTGCACCTGGATGCCCCGAGCGACCACCGCGACAAGCTGGCCACCGTCAGCGTGCTCTGGCACGGCGAGCTGCGCAGCTCGATCACGCTCGAGCCGCCCTCGCCGGCGCCGGGGCAGCAGATGAAGGTGACACTGCGGCTGCAGACCCGTCAGGACTTCGCGATCACCGATCTGCAGGATCTCCAGGAGCTGGGTGTCAGCGCCCAGTTGACCGGTGACGGCTTCGCCCCCGTGCCGGTCGTGCTGGCCGACAACGGCGCCGCACCGGACGACCGCGCCAAGGACGGTGTCTTCACCGGCACGGTGACCGTACCGACCGGCGCCACCGGCCGTTTCCAGGTGGCCGGGACGCTGACCGCCTCCGGCCTGACGGCGGACAACCGTGGCGAAGGCGGCCTGGTGGCCCCGCCGGTGGTCCTGGTCCGGGCCGCCCTGGCGGCGCCGAGCGGCTCGGTGCGCACCTCCGACCGGCTCACCGGCATGCTCTCGCTGCACAACGGCGACAAGGTGGCGCACACGCTCAGCGTGCAGGTCCGCGACGCCGCCGACGGCCTGCTGACCCCCTCCCCCGCCCAGCTGGTCCTGCAACCGGGGGACCTCCCGGCGGTGCCGGTCGACTTCAAGGTCGCCGGGCGTGCCGCCTTCGGCCGTCACCTCGACCACGGCCAAGCCGAGTTGGGTGGAAAGGTGGTGATCGTCGACCGCACCGACGGCGACCGGGTGCTGGTCGACCAGCCGATCTCGCTCTCCGTCACGCCACGCCCCGGTTGGCTGGCCCAGTACCAGTGGTACCTGGTGGTCGGCGGCGCGGTGCTGGTGCTGCTGGCGCTGCTGCTGGTCTCGATGAGCCGGCTCGGCAAGTTCCGCCGGGACGCCGCGGGCCTGCCGCTGCGCCTGCTCGGCGAGGAGGGCCGTGAACTCACCCGGCAGACCGCCAAGTCCGGCCAGCACGGCTGGTTCGAGTTCGACATCGTCGAGCCGCACAGCCCGCACCCGCGGATCGTCCGCCGCTCGCACGGCAGCTACCGGGTGCGGCGCCACCCCGACGGCGGGGCGGTGCTGGAGGGCCGCGACCAGGCGCGGTCGCGGCTGCTGCACGGCAGTCCGGTCGATCTGTCCAACGGGCTGAGCCTGGCGCTGGGCGCCGAGCCGGTCCGCCCGCAGCCGCGCCTGGGCCCCCGTACCCGTCCCATCGTCCCGCCCCCGCATCCGGCCCCCGACGGCGGCAGCACCGGCGACATCGACTACGTCTAG
- a CDS encoding tubulin-like doman-containing protein yields MKIFQPMLFVGLGGTGGLVGAELERRLRAELCGPDGTALGQLGGLLPYQLPDCLQFVYADFSESDLARLPQFNVDPALRAAYSRTSRATHDLLPNFDSSPEVTQMLRARLREEVSSWLPPRDGEPRVTPLRHGAGQLPTVGRAGLFGTLRNGLDPVLEPLMQAIDAIARSAGVLSQLGGGPLSGCDVFVAFSVAGGTGAGIFLDYLYLINHAFREKRLDGVKIYPLVVMPSAFPASGGGGREAELNSARALVDLFRLVDEQNAPTAGAELGDLDEDPALRIRYPRVSPVRLRTGILPTAFLFSRTAGIRQDDLRRSMVSLVMSLIGTELGDGRQGARGRADDDYQTFAASFINRGVQRAAAAASGIGRQGVSTSLVASMTAPMDELASLVSGRILRASVDQLGNRTRHSAQPLDELVKAMFVDSGLEELLERMPLPIGDPDPLPRGSTAIEAALAARLGDMQTQLSDLRYRTALRAAELAGSFNPRRAIERLLQNGDPFLLERVVHGNLEDGGPLGRLGFLGLLDNRARIPALPTGTREQPPSAPRVRRRLAGLAKARWGDDEVQAVVRAQDAWYKWRSRVIWHEAWKDQQQRWEPTAKAASAEVTRLVSAFRRHADQERKAFGDQSRELYSDRTGVSYLLPPQRDLRHFYEDLTTRLISREGLRETDNEAELVLRMVDGASWQKANTLSRRNPDGAVGEVRAVLESGVKRLFAESGGQLEERPLLPSMGVLLSAAAGNAEAEEQVSKEARELFARKLAGLLPAGFTPEGTGPLKALIVYPRVQNTEEVESFLRKELRLPNDSQLTVEFRGVETESITVVLFRSEMSLTQVPEARRVLRQWAKAKEAEQTEDVLRWRQRLGYRDDWLVSTEADRRVILHRLLCALWNGQLDVLEGSDQSPERIRIRLFAEQGPDVPGVRLRLGDYPDGISTWAELLRVYERWTVLDDEQTVEDYCRRLMSTQPVGLARSGSRPHPLFVKLVEEVAPEQLRMLQERRRRDGDRIEGWVRPLWQFWAETLPAALDIPFADRRAAQPTLRTLLAAISTGELLPRGAEEPAEPPAARPAAAREDDWGTSRLGESRSEPDEWDEPLRKEPRQPRESRNPVAERSYPDWLDDDPEPDRGIRDEHDRRDRDHHDDRDRDRNDSNDHDDWDGDPQ; encoded by the coding sequence ATGAAGATCTTCCAGCCCATGCTCTTCGTCGGCCTGGGCGGCACCGGCGGCCTGGTCGGTGCCGAGCTCGAACGCCGGCTGCGGGCCGAACTGTGCGGTCCGGACGGCACCGCGCTGGGCCAGCTCGGCGGGCTGCTGCCCTACCAGCTGCCGGACTGCCTGCAGTTCGTCTACGCGGACTTCAGCGAGTCGGACCTGGCCCGGCTGCCGCAGTTCAACGTCGACCCGGCGCTGCGCGCGGCCTACAGCCGCACCTCGCGCGCCACCCACGACCTGCTGCCGAACTTCGACAGCTCGCCCGAGGTCACCCAGATGCTGCGGGCCCGGCTGCGCGAGGAGGTCAGCTCGTGGCTACCGCCGCGCGACGGCGAACCGCGGGTCACCCCGCTGCGGCACGGCGCCGGCCAGCTCCCCACGGTCGGGCGCGCCGGGCTCTTCGGGACCCTGCGCAACGGCCTGGACCCGGTGCTCGAACCGCTGATGCAGGCGATCGACGCGATCGCCCGCTCGGCCGGTGTGCTCAGCCAGTTGGGCGGCGGCCCGCTCTCCGGCTGCGACGTCTTCGTGGCCTTCTCGGTGGCCGGCGGCACCGGCGCCGGGATCTTCCTGGACTACCTCTACCTGATCAACCACGCGTTCCGGGAGAAGCGGCTGGACGGCGTCAAGATCTACCCGCTGGTGGTGATGCCCTCGGCCTTCCCGGCCTCCGGCGGTGGCGGCCGGGAGGCCGAACTCAACTCGGCGCGGGCCCTGGTGGACCTGTTCCGACTGGTGGACGAGCAGAACGCGCCGACCGCCGGCGCCGAGCTCGGCGACCTGGACGAGGACCCGGCGCTGCGGATCCGCTACCCCCGGGTCTCGCCGGTCCGGCTGCGCACCGGCATCCTGCCGACCGCCTTCCTGTTCAGCCGCACCGCCGGCATCCGGCAGGACGACCTGCGCCGTTCGATGGTCTCGCTGGTGATGTCGCTGATCGGCACCGAGCTCGGCGACGGCCGCCAGGGCGCCCGCGGCCGGGCCGACGACGACTACCAGACCTTCGCCGCCAGCTTCATCAACCGCGGTGTGCAGCGGGCAGCGGCGGCGGCTTCCGGGATCGGCCGCCAGGGCGTGTCGACCAGTCTGGTCGCCTCGATGACCGCGCCGATGGACGAGTTGGCCTCGCTGGTCTCGGGGCGGATCCTGCGCGCCTCGGTGGACCAGCTCGGCAACCGCACGCGGCACTCCGCGCAGCCGCTGGACGAGCTGGTCAAGGCGATGTTCGTGGACTCCGGGCTGGAGGAGCTGCTGGAGCGGATGCCGCTGCCGATCGGCGACCCGGACCCGCTGCCGCGCGGCAGCACGGCGATCGAGGCGGCGCTGGCGGCCCGGCTCGGCGACATGCAGACCCAACTGTCCGACCTGCGCTACCGGACCGCGCTGCGGGCCGCCGAGCTGGCCGGCTCGTTCAACCCGCGCCGGGCGATCGAGCGGCTGCTGCAGAACGGCGACCCGTTCCTGCTCGAACGGGTGGTGCACGGCAACCTGGAGGACGGCGGCCCGCTCGGCCGGCTCGGCTTCCTCGGCCTGCTGGACAACCGGGCCCGGATCCCGGCGCTGCCGACCGGCACCCGCGAGCAGCCGCCGTCCGCGCCGCGGGTCCGCCGCCGGCTGGCCGGACTGGCCAAGGCCCGCTGGGGCGACGACGAGGTGCAGGCGGTGGTGCGGGCCCAGGACGCCTGGTACAAGTGGCGCAGCCGGGTGATCTGGCACGAGGCCTGGAAGGACCAGCAGCAGCGCTGGGAGCCGACCGCCAAGGCCGCCAGCGCGGAGGTGACCCGGCTGGTCTCGGCCTTCCGCCGGCATGCCGATCAGGAGCGCAAGGCCTTCGGCGACCAGTCGCGGGAGCTCTACTCGGACCGTACCGGGGTCTCCTACCTGCTTCCGCCGCAGCGCGATCTGCGGCACTTCTACGAGGATCTGACCACCCGTCTGATCTCCCGGGAGGGGCTGCGGGAGACCGACAACGAGGCCGAGCTGGTGCTGCGGATGGTGGACGGCGCGTCCTGGCAGAAGGCCAACACCCTCAGCCGGCGCAATCCGGACGGCGCGGTCGGCGAGGTGCGGGCGGTGCTGGAGAGCGGCGTCAAGCGGCTCTTCGCGGAGAGCGGCGGGCAGTTGGAGGAGCGCCCGCTGCTTCCCTCGATGGGGGTGCTGCTGTCGGCTGCGGCGGGCAACGCCGAGGCCGAGGAGCAGGTCTCCAAGGAGGCCCGTGAGCTGTTCGCCCGCAAGCTGGCCGGCCTGCTGCCGGCCGGCTTCACTCCCGAGGGCACCGGGCCGTTGAAGGCGCTGATCGTCTATCCGCGGGTGCAGAACACCGAGGAGGTCGAGTCCTTCCTGCGCAAGGAGCTGCGGCTGCCCAACGACTCGCAGCTGACCGTGGAGTTCCGCGGGGTGGAGACCGAGTCGATCACCGTGGTGCTGTTCCGCAGCGAGATGAGCCTGACCCAGGTGCCGGAGGCCCGCCGGGTGCTGCGCCAGTGGGCCAAGGCCAAGGAGGCGGAGCAGACCGAGGACGTGCTGCGCTGGCGCCAGCGGCTCGGCTACCGGGACGACTGGCTGGTCAGCACCGAGGCGGACCGGCGGGTGATCCTGCACCGGCTGCTCTGCGCGCTGTGGAACGGGCAGTTGGACGTGCTGGAGGGCAGCGACCAGTCGCCGGAGCGGATCCGGATCCGGCTCTTCGCCGAGCAGGGCCCGGACGTGCCGGGGGTGCGGCTGCGGCTCGGCGACTACCCGGACGGCATCTCCACCTGGGCCGAGCTGCTGCGGGTCTACGAGCGGTGGACGGTGCTGGACGACGAGCAGACGGTGGAGGACTACTGCCGCCGGTTGATGAGCACCCAGCCGGTGGGCCTGGCCCGCTCGGGCAGCAGGCCGCACCCGCTCTTCGTCAAGCTGGTGGAGGAGGTCGCGCCCGAGCAGCTGCGGATGCTGCAGGAGCGGCGGCGGCGCGACGGCGACCGGATCGAGGGGTGGGTGCGGCCGCTCTGGCAGTTCTGGGCGGAGACGCTGCCGGCCGCGCTCGACATCCCGTTCGCCGACCGGCGGGCCGCCCAACCCACGTTGCGCACCCTGCTGGCAGCGATCAGCACCGGCGAGCTGCTGCCGCGCGGCGCCGAGGAGCCGGCGGAGCCGCCGGCCGCCCGGCCCGCCGCCGCGCGCGAGGACGACTGGGGCACCAGCCGGCTGGGCGAGTCGCGCAGCGAGCCCGACGAGTGGGACGAGCCGCTGCGCAAGGAGCCCCGGCAGCCCCGGGAATCCCGCAACCCGGTCGCCGAGCGCAGCTACCCGGACTGGTTGGACGACGACCCCGAGCCCGACCGCGGCATACGGGACGAGCACGACCGTCGGGACCGCGACCACCACGACGACCGTGACCGCGACCGCAACGACAGCAACGACCACGACGACTGGGACGGTGACCCCCAGTGA
- a CDS encoding protein kinase family protein, with protein sequence MTATVELAFRTPDGRRQRVKAGLRPQPVSEPSQLTSRRAVLLDQAGWCLQVRAVTDRPAALDLLAAQVAAALRVHHAFAGSEAAALFPDLIGYDLDAAEPFALYQPPRGKQVAGRSGWSSTELRIVGRDLVRSVQLLETLDLVHQGINPGTVRWDGRTVQLWGLDTVTHLGRPRRSDGKPPYVSPELRRGEGTADPRDALWSCAQVMYHLLTNRHGDPDRPPADLAEYRSLQQTLGPAFAARAAERPSPAELLRRLDPVAPTAGRSSEELAPDRAEFDRVLALKRAAPSTPPAAPEQGSVRCPYCLEPIWFDPDALFSTDERQNLVPLDLSALTNELRRPDQLNTAFQRCHGDPGFPEHHIPVPYLTNGRPLTVAMVGETSSGKSHLLTQMIAEITDNRLEPYGVRWQPVNREQTARFARQRVAPLRGGAVLGHTGYAGSHAEFVEALLLTDARGRTRPVAFFDLGGEDLTRTDGLLSFLLGVDALLFVVDPALALPFAQLDEIREETRIEVQRAGDVTFATVLNRLPRPGSYLDVPAAVVLAKADLLRLEPPVDRWLDAPPQAPLDLDRLREESRDVYALLHRHAGKAWLRPFDTLLRCTLHIASATGGRQQDGRYPRQVRAQRVLEPLISVLAMHGMIQPAGGASAAEVGR encoded by the coding sequence GTGACCGCCACCGTGGAGTTGGCCTTCCGCACCCCGGACGGCCGACGACAGCGGGTGAAGGCCGGGCTTCGGCCACAACCAGTTTCCGAGCCGAGCCAGTTGACCAGTCGGCGGGCGGTGCTGCTGGACCAGGCCGGGTGGTGCCTGCAGGTCCGGGCGGTCACCGACCGTCCGGCGGCACTGGACCTGCTGGCGGCCCAGGTGGCCGCCGCGCTGCGGGTGCACCACGCCTTCGCGGGCTCGGAGGCCGCCGCACTCTTCCCCGACCTGATCGGCTACGACCTCGACGCGGCCGAGCCCTTCGCCCTCTACCAGCCACCGCGCGGCAAGCAGGTGGCCGGGCGCAGCGGCTGGTCCAGCACCGAACTGCGGATTGTCGGGCGGGACCTGGTCCGCTCGGTGCAGCTGCTGGAGACCCTCGACCTGGTGCACCAGGGGATCAATCCCGGCACCGTCCGCTGGGACGGGCGGACCGTGCAGCTCTGGGGCCTGGACACCGTCACGCACCTGGGACGGCCGCGCCGCTCGGACGGCAAACCGCCTTACGTCTCGCCGGAGTTGCGCCGCGGCGAGGGCACCGCCGATCCGCGCGACGCGCTGTGGAGCTGTGCCCAGGTGATGTACCACCTGCTGACCAACCGGCACGGCGATCCGGACCGCCCGCCGGCCGACCTGGCCGAGTACCGCTCGCTGCAGCAGACCCTCGGCCCGGCCTTCGCGGCCCGGGCGGCCGAGCGCCCGTCCCCGGCCGAGCTCCTCCGCCGACTCGACCCGGTGGCGCCGACGGCCGGCCGCAGCAGTGAGGAACTGGCCCCGGACCGCGCCGAGTTCGACCGCGTGCTGGCGCTGAAGCGGGCTGCGCCGAGCACCCCGCCCGCCGCTCCCGAACAGGGCTCGGTGCGCTGCCCGTACTGCCTGGAGCCGATCTGGTTCGACCCCGACGCGCTCTTCAGCACCGACGAGCGGCAGAACCTGGTGCCGCTGGACCTGTCGGCGCTGACCAACGAGCTGCGCCGCCCCGATCAGCTCAACACCGCCTTCCAGCGCTGCCATGGCGATCCCGGCTTCCCCGAGCACCACATCCCGGTGCCCTACCTGACCAACGGCCGGCCGCTGACCGTCGCCATGGTCGGCGAGACCAGCTCCGGCAAGAGCCATCTGCTGACCCAGATGATCGCCGAGATCACCGACAACCGCCTGGAGCCGTACGGCGTCCGCTGGCAGCCGGTGAACCGCGAGCAGACCGCGCGCTTCGCCCGTCAGCGGGTGGCGCCGCTGCGCGGCGGGGCGGTGCTCGGCCACACCGGATACGCGGGCAGCCACGCCGAGTTCGTCGAGGCGCTGCTGCTCACCGACGCCCGCGGGCGGACCAGGCCGGTGGCCTTCTTCGACCTCGGCGGCGAGGACCTGACCCGCACCGACGGCCTGTTGAGCTTCCTGCTCGGCGTGGACGCGCTGCTCTTCGTGGTCGACCCGGCCCTCGCGCTGCCCTTCGCCCAACTGGACGAGATCCGCGAGGAGACCCGGATCGAGGTCCAGCGGGCCGGCGACGTGACCTTCGCCACCGTCCTCAACCGCCTTCCCAGACCGGGAAGTTACCTGGACGTGCCGGCGGCCGTGGTGCTGGCCAAGGCCGACCTGCTGCGCCTGGAGCCGCCGGTGGACCGCTGGTTGGACGCACCCCCACAGGCCCCACTGGACCTGGACCGCCTGCGCGAGGAGAGCCGCGACGTGTACGCCCTGCTGCACCGCCACGCCGGGAAGGCCTGGCTGCGCCCCTTCGACACGCTGCTCAGGTGCACCCTGCACATCGCCTCGGCCACCGGCGGCCGCCAGCAGGACGGCCGCTACCCGCGCCAGGTGCGGGCCCAGCGGGTGCTGGAGCCGCTGATCTCGGTGCTGGCCATGCACGGCATGATCCAGCCGGCCGGCGGCGCCTCGGCCGCGGAGGTGGGCAGGTGA
- a CDS encoding VOC family protein has translation MPKIASYREGVPCWVDLSTGDVERAMAFYHALFGWEFTDTGEEGGHYRLATLRGTRVAGITPQPPGSPVQWGTYLASDDVDATAARIRDAGGQLLVEPLDVLSYGRMAVAKDPAGAVFGLWQGLEHGGSGVANEPGSFTWNENLSNDPRTARNFYHQVFGYQYDEIPGMNYTVIKVHGSPAGGIGELPSMVPQGSDSFWSAYFAVTDTDMAAARVVELGGEVLVPPTDSPYGRMAVVRDDAGAFFCIISTT, from the coding sequence ATGCCCAAGATCGCCAGCTACCGGGAGGGCGTCCCCTGCTGGGTCGACCTGAGCACCGGCGACGTGGAGCGCGCGATGGCGTTCTACCACGCCTTGTTCGGCTGGGAGTTCACCGACACCGGCGAGGAGGGCGGCCACTACCGGCTGGCCACGCTGCGCGGCACCCGGGTGGCCGGGATCACCCCGCAGCCGCCGGGCTCCCCGGTCCAGTGGGGCACCTACCTGGCCTCGGACGATGTGGACGCCACCGCCGCGCGGATCCGGGACGCGGGCGGGCAGCTGCTGGTGGAGCCGCTGGACGTGCTGAGCTACGGCCGGATGGCGGTGGCCAAGGATCCGGCGGGGGCCGTCTTCGGGCTCTGGCAGGGTCTGGAGCACGGCGGTTCGGGGGTAGCCAACGAGCCCGGTTCGTTCACCTGGAACGAGAACCTCTCCAACGACCCGCGTACCGCCCGCAACTTCTACCACCAGGTCTTCGGCTACCAGTACGACGAGATCCCGGGCATGAACTACACCGTCATCAAGGTCCACGGCAGCCCGGCCGGCGGGATCGGCGAGTTGCCGTCGATGGTCCCGCAGGGCTCGGACTCGTTCTGGAGCGCCTACTTCGCGGTCACCGACACCGACATGGCCGCCGCCCGGGTGGTCGAGCTGGGCGGCGAGGTGCTGGTGCCGCCCACCGACTCCCCCTACGGGCGGATGGCGGTCGTCCGGGACGACGCCGGTGCGTTCTTCTGCATCATCTCCACGACCTGA
- the nagB gene encoding glucosamine-6-phosphate deaminase, with product MEIVIVPDAAAGGELIATAIADLLTRKPDALLGVATGSTPLPIYRALAARVQAGTLDVSRARVCQLDEYVGLPKGHPESYRSVVLREVLEPLGIGEAAFIGPDGSAADIAAAAQAYDQELAAAGGVDLQLLGIGTDGHIGFNEPCSSLASRTRIKTLTEQTRVDNARFFDSLDEVPHHVITQGIGTILEARHLVLLATGEAKAEAVAQAVEGPLSALVPASALQLHPHATVVVDEAAAAHLKLADYFRATYAAKPDWQSI from the coding sequence ATGGAGATTGTGATCGTTCCCGACGCCGCTGCGGGCGGTGAGCTGATCGCCACGGCGATAGCGGACCTGCTCACCCGCAAGCCCGACGCGCTGCTCGGCGTGGCCACCGGGTCGACGCCGCTGCCGATCTACCGGGCACTGGCCGCCCGGGTGCAGGCGGGGACGCTGGATGTCTCGCGGGCGCGGGTCTGCCAGCTGGACGAGTACGTGGGCCTGCCCAAGGGGCACCCGGAGTCGTACCGTTCGGTGGTGCTGCGCGAGGTGCTGGAGCCGCTCGGCATCGGCGAGGCCGCCTTCATCGGCCCCGACGGCTCGGCCGCCGACATCGCTGCCGCCGCCCAGGCCTACGACCAGGAGCTGGCCGCCGCCGGCGGGGTCGACCTGCAGCTGCTGGGCATCGGCACCGACGGCCACATCGGCTTCAACGAGCCCTGCTCCTCGCTCGCCTCGCGGACCCGGATCAAGACCCTCACCGAGCAGACCCGGGTGGACAACGCCCGCTTCTTCGACAGCCTGGACGAGGTCCCGCACCACGTCATCACCCAGGGCATCGGCACCATCCTGGAGGCCCGTCACCTGGTACTGCTGGCCACCGGCGAGGCCAAGGCGGAGGCCGTCGCGCAGGCCGTCGAGGGCCCGCTGTCGGCGCTGGTCCCGGCCTCGGCGCTGCAGCTGCACCCGCACGCCACCGTGGTGGTGGACGAGGCTGCCGCCGCCCACCTCAAGCTGGCGGACTACTTCCGCGCCACCTACGCGGCCAAGCCGGACTGGCAGTCGATCTGA
- a CDS encoding DUF6445 family protein — translation MPPLPPVPPRAGRTPAAPLLPVLPYRKPTLGRDYWVFDDVLPEVDALRARCLAKEDWVEGYPYKQESWPGLRAMPGLDDAELARVERLVKKATGASKLWQASAPNGATLNHNCVQVVGAGECEVRPHADSRALCRYAAVLYLNPEVPKDYGTSFFRQSLPGGVLGGNMVTAPHNNLVDALGTRFVAPDAFTEDVRVAHRYNRLLLYSANMIHSATGYWGGTLDQKRMTAVFFWMA, via the coding sequence ATGCCCCCGCTGCCTCCGGTGCCCCCACGCGCCGGCCGGACCCCGGCCGCGCCCCTGTTGCCCGTCCTGCCCTACCGCAAGCCCACGCTCGGTCGGGACTACTGGGTCTTCGACGACGTCCTGCCCGAGGTCGACGCGCTGCGGGCCCGCTGCCTGGCCAAGGAGGACTGGGTCGAGGGCTACCCGTACAAGCAGGAGAGCTGGCCCGGACTGCGCGCCATGCCGGGCCTGGACGATGCCGAACTGGCCAGAGTGGAACGCCTGGTGAAGAAGGCGACCGGCGCGAGCAAGCTGTGGCAGGCCAGCGCGCCGAACGGCGCCACCCTCAACCACAACTGCGTGCAGGTGGTCGGCGCCGGTGAGTGCGAGGTGCGCCCGCACGCCGACTCGCGCGCGCTCTGCCGCTACGCCGCGGTGCTCTACCTCAACCCGGAGGTGCCCAAGGACTACGGCACCAGCTTCTTCCGGCAGAGCCTGCCGGGCGGGGTGCTGGGCGGCAACATGGTGACCGCCCCGCACAACAACCTGGTGGACGCGCTGGGCACGCGCTTCGTCGCGCCCGACGCCTTCACCGAGGACGTCCGGGTCGCGCACCGCTACAACCGGCTGCTGCTCTACAGCGCCAACATGATCCACAGCGCCACCGGCTACTGGGGCGGCACGTTGGATCAGAAGCGGATGACGGCGGTCTTCTTCTGGATGGCCTGA
- a CDS encoding ArsR/SmtB family transcription factor gives MPVPLYQAKAEFFRTLGHPARIRVLELLQDGPRPVRELLASLEIEASSLSQQLGVLRRAQLVTATREGNTVVYALSTPDVAELLRAARRILTEMITDQGELLAQLRQPATPRTAP, from the coding sequence ATGCCGGTTCCGCTGTACCAGGCCAAGGCGGAGTTCTTCCGTACCCTCGGCCACCCCGCCCGGATCCGGGTGCTGGAGCTGCTGCAGGACGGGCCGCGCCCGGTCCGCGAGCTGCTCGCCTCCCTGGAGATCGAGGCCTCCAGCCTCTCCCAACAACTGGGCGTGCTGCGCCGGGCCCAGCTGGTCACCGCCACCCGCGAGGGCAACACCGTGGTCTACGCACTGAGCACCCCGGACGTGGCCGAGTTGCTGCGCGCGGCCCGCCGGATCCTGACCGAGATGATCACCGACCAGGGCGAGCTGCTGGCCCAGCTGCGCCAGCCCGCGACCCCGAGGACGGCACCGTGA